A region of the Stutzerimonas stutzeri genome:
CTAGGGTGAGGGGCTGGTGGCTATGTCGAGCGCCGCAGTCGACGTCGCCACCTGCCCCCGCTTCACCTACTCCTCAAGGGTCCACGCGATCAAGGAATCACCCAGCTTGGTGCCGAACGATCCATGCCCGCCGGCCATCTGCACCACGTACTGCTTTCCGGTCTTCTCGGAAACGTAGGTCATCGGCGTCGCCTGGCCACCGGCAGGTAAGCGGCCTTTCCACAGCTCCTTGCCGTTTTGCAGATCATAGGCGCGCAAATAGTAATCCAGCGTACCGCTCATAAAGGCCACTCCACCGGCCGTGACGATCGGCCCGCCCAGTGCTGGCGTACCCACCGGGAAGGGAATGCCCAGCGGGGCACTGTCGCGGCTCGTGCCGTTCTTGTGCATCCAAACCTTCTTCATGCTGCGCAGGTCCAGCGCGGTGACGAAGCCCCATGGCGGGGTCTGGCACGGCAGGCCGAGCACCGACATGAACGGCTCCAGCCGCACCATATACGGCGCCCCCAGATTGGGCTGCAGGCCAGTCTCACCGCCACCGGTACGCTCATCGGGGTCGACCTCGCTGCGCTTGACCATTGTCGAGACGAAGGCCAGGTAGTTAGGCGCGCCGAACAACAGCTGCCGGCTCGGATCGACCGCCACCGATGGCCAATTGAAGGTACCCACGTTACCCGGATAGATCAGCGAGCCCTGCTCCGACGGCGGCGTGAAGTCGCCCTCGTAACGCAGCTTGCGGAACTGGATGCGGCACATCATCTGGTCCAGCGGAGTGCCGCCCCACATGTCGCGCTCGCGCAGCGGTTCTTGCGGGGCGTAGCTGACGGCCGATGCGGGCTGGGTCGGCGCGGTGAACTCGCCGTAGTCGGTGCCTTGCGGCACGGGCACCTCTTCCACCGGCACGATCGGCTCGCCGGTGCGCCGGTCGAGGATGTACAGATCGCCACGCTTGGTCGGCTGGATGATGGCCGGCACCTGACCTTGGGGGCCGTCGATGTCCACCAGCGTCGGCTGCGATGGCAGGTCGCGATCCCAGAGATCGTGGTGAACGGTCTGGAATTCCCAGCGCACCTGGCCGGTGGCCAGGTCCAGCGCCACCAGCGCGTCGGTGAAGCGCTCGGACTCCGGCGTACGCGGCTGCGCCCACTGGTCCGGCGTCTGGTTACCGGTGGGGATGTACACCAGGCCCAACGACTCGTCAGCGGTGGCGATGGTCCAGGAGTTCGGCGTGCTGCGCACGTAGGTTTCGCCGGGTGGCAAGGGCTCTGTGGCGTCCGGATTGCCTGGATCGAAATTCCACACCAGCTCGCCGCTGCGCACGTCATAGGCGCGAATCACGCCACCGGGTGAATCCACCGCGCCGTTGTCGGTGATCGAACCGCCGACGATGACCAGTTTCTCGGTAACCACCGGTGGTGAAGTCGGCAGGTAAACACCCAAAGCATCCTTACCGAGTCCAGCCTTCAGATCCACCACGCCGGCATTGCCGAAGTCTTCACAGAGCTTGCCGTCCTCGACATCCAACGCGACCAGCGTGCCGTCGTTGGTCGGCAAAAACAGCCTCCGCGCGCAACGCGCTACGGGCTGGTCGGACGGCGCCGTCGCTGCGGGCCCGTAGGCGTTGGCGTCATGGAAGGCCAGGCCACGGCAGGTCATGTGCTGGTAGTACTCGGCATCGCGGTTGATGCTCGGGTCGAAGCGCCAGCGCTCCTCACCGCTGTCGGCATCGACGGCGATGGCGATGCTGTGCGGCGTGCAGATGAACAGATTGTCGCCAACCTTCAACGGCGTCACCTGATAGGTGATCTCGCCGGGGTCACCCTCGCCGGAAAGGTCACCGGTGTGGAACTCCCAGGCCTTTTTCAACTTGCCGACGTTGTCCGGCGTGATCAGATCGGCCGTCGAATAACGATCGCCGCGGTCGGAGCCGCCGTAGGCTTTCCATTCGCCGGCAACCCTGCCGGCCTGCCCGTCGGGGTTCAAGCCTTGCATCTGCGTATCGCTGAATTCGCCGGTGATCGAGTGGTAATCCTGGGTCAGCGAATACCCTGCGATCAGCGCGCCGGCCATCAGCCCCAAGCCGAGCAGCCCACTGGCGCCATCACGCCAGACCAGCCGATCGCCCACGTAACGATTGACGAACGGCAGGATCAGCCAGAGCCCGAGGATGCACCAGAGGTCGATGCGCGGCGCTAGCTGCCACCAGTCGAAGCTGACTTCGTACAGCGTCCACGCCAACGTCGCCAGCAGCAGCACCGCGTAGAGCCAGATCGCGGCGCGGCGCCGAGCGAACAACAGCCCCGCTACGCCCAGCAGCCCGATACCGGCCAGCAGGTAATACCAGGAGCCACCCAGCATCGCGAGGTAGCCGCCACCGACCGCCATCAGCGCTCCCAGCAGCAGAACCACCACGGCGGTCAGGGTGATGCGCATGGGCCGCGGCCCATAATCGATACTCATGCAACGCTCTCCAGCCAATTCATCTTCAAAACAAAAAGCAAAAAGCTGGCGAAACTTTCTGACACAAAGTCTCGCCAGCTTTCAGTGGATACGATGGACAGGGCTTTAGTTCAGCCGCTCTGGCGAGCGCTTACGCCGTCGCCCCAACGCTGAGCGGTTGCGTTTCAGGCCGCTTGATCACCGCATAGATCACCCCCGTCACCAGACTGCCGGCGAGGATCGCGACGAGATACAGCAGTGCGTGATTGATGGCGTTGGGGATCAGTAGCACGAACAGCCCGCCATGCGGCGCCAGCAGCTTGGCGCCGAAAGCCATGGACAGCGCACCGGTCAGCGCACCACCGGCGATGCTGGCCGGAATCACCCGCAACGGGTCTTTCGCAGCGAACGGAATCGCGCCCTCGGAAATGAAGCAGCAGCCCAGCACCAGCGCGGCCTTGCCAGCTTCGCGCTCGGTCTGCGCGAACTTGCGTCGGGCGATCAGCGTGGCGATGCCCATGCCGATTGGTGGCACCATCCCCGCCGCCATGGTGGCGGCCATCGGCGCGTAACTCTGGGACGCGAGTAGCCCGACGGAGAAGGCATAAGCGGCCTTGTTCACCGGTCCGCCGAGGTCGACGCACATCATGGTGCCGAGCAGCAGCCCGAGCAGGATGGCGTTGGAGGTGCCCATGGTGTCGAGGAATTCGGTGAGCCCGGCGAGCATCTTCGCCACCGGCGTGCCGACGATGTAGATCATCACCAGACCGGTGACCAGGCTCGCCAGCAACGGAATGATCAGGATCGGCTTGAGCGATTCGATACTGGCCGGAAGCGGAATCCAGCGACTCACCGCCTTGGCCGCATAGCCGGCCACGAAACCGGCGATGATCCCGCCGATAAAGCCCGCACCCAGGGTGCCAGCCAACAGCCCACCGATCATGCCGGGCGCCAGGCCCGGGCGATCCGCGATTGAATACGCGATGTAGCCGGCCAGCAGCGGTACCATCAGCTGGAAGGCCGTTTCGCCGCCGATCTTCATCAAGGCGGCTGCTAGCGTGCCCTCCTCCTTGAATGCCTCGATGCCGAACACGAAGGACAGTGCGATCAACAGACCGCCGGCCACCACCATCGGCAGCATGTAGGACACACCCGTCAGCAGGTGCTTGTAGACGCCGGTCTTCTCGCCCTTCTGCTCACCACCCGTGCTGGCAGCGACGCCTCCAGCGAGCACCGCGCCCTCTTCCAGCGCCCGATCCAGAGTCGCATCAGGCTGCTTGAGCGCAACGCCGGTGCCGCAGCGAAACACGCGCTTACCGGCGAAGCGGGCCACATCCACCTCGATGTCGGCAGCCAATAGGACCACGTCGGCCGCGGCGATGGCGTCCGCTTCCAGCACATTGCGCGCCCCCACCGATCCGCGGGTTTCAACCTGCAGGTCGTAGCCCTTGCGAACCGCAGCCTGCTGCAGCGCTTCGGCCGCCATAAAGGTATGCGCAACACCGGTCGGGCACGCTGTGATGGCAACCAGCTTGGGCTTGCCGCTGGTATGCGCCGCATCCGCTTCGTCGGCCTGCTGCAGCTCGCTCGCCGTGTCCGCGGCACTGCGCAGGAAGGCTTCCGGATCGAGCAGCGCCTCGGATGGGGTCGATTGCGCGACGCGCTTACCGATGAAGCGCTGCAATGACAGTGGGCCGGTTTTCACCACGATCACCAGATCGGCGTTGGCGATCTGTGCAGGCGTCAGCGGCGAGCCAATGGCCTTGGGATCGTGGACTTCCACGGCAGTCGACCAGCCCAGGCGATGAGCAGCCGCTTCGAGTAGGCGTGACGTCAGCACGCTGGTGACCATTCCATTGGGGCAGGCCGTGACGATGAGAAGATTCATTCCTTCACCTCTTGTTCGATTTATTGGCTCAGCGGCTGGAGACGCACTGCGGCCTGAAGTTCGGCCAGTTGCGCCGTATCGGTGATGCCAAAGCCGACCTGCCCAACCGCTTGTGCGGCGATGGCAGTGGCATGCGCGAGGGTGCGCTCTGCCGGCCAGCCTACGAGCAGGCCATGCAGCATCCCGGCGAGCAGCGAGTCGCCTGCACCGACGGTGCTGATCACCTGAACCTTGGGCGGCTGGGCGTGCAGTGCTGCGCCTGGCGAGAACCAGCTGACGCCGTCAGCCCCCTGGGACACCACCACGTGCTCGATGCCTTCGCCTTGCAGTCGCCGCGCTTCGGCCAGCAGCGCCGAAGATCCGGTGAGATCAACGCCACGGGCCTCGGCCAGCTCCTCCTCATTGGGCTTGATCAGCCACGGGCGGGTCGCCAGCCCGTCACGCAATGCGGCGCCACTTGTATCCAGCGCCACCCGCGCGCCGAGCGCTTTGAGGGTGTTCAGCATCTCCACGAACCACTGGCTGTCGATGCCCCGCGGCAAGCTGCCGGCGACGACCACGAGGTCATGAGCGGGCGCCAGCCGCTGGAGCCGTGTCAGCAACTCCGCGCGCTGCGCCTCGCTCACCTTGAGCCCCGGGCCGTTGATGTCGGTGACCTGCCCGCCCGCTTCGGCCAGTTTGATGTTGCTGCGGGTATCGCCCGGCACGCGGACGAATTCGTCGGCAAATCCACGCGCGGCGAACAGCTGCTCAAAGGCCAGAGGATTGCCCTCGCCTAGAAAGCCGGTGACGGTCAACTGATGGCCGAGGTCGGCCAGCACCTGCGCGACGTTGAGCCCCTTACCGGCGGCATGCACCTGCAGGCTTTCGCTGCGATTGACTTCACCCAGGCGCAGCGCGGACAGCTGCACGGTTAGGTCCAGGGCCGGGTTAAGGGTGACAGTGAGAACACGAGCCATCAGCAGTGCTCCCCGACAAAGGCGCGGACTTCATGGGCGCCGGGCAGCATCAAGGCTTGCTGGGCCAGCCTCTGGCAGGTCGTGAAATCCAGCTCGCGGACCCGCGCCTTCACCAGGGCGATGCTGCGCGCCGAAACGCTCAGCTCATCCACGCCCAGCCCCACCAGCATCGGCACCGCCAGTGCATCAGCGGCCAGTTCACCGCAAACGCCCACCCACTTACCGTGCGCATGAGCGGCCTCGACAGTCATGCTGATCAGCCGCAGCACCGCCGGGTGCAAGCCATCGGCCTGCCCTGACAGCGTCGGATGCCCGCGATCGATGGCCAGGGTGTATTGCGTCAGGTCATTGGTGCCGATGCTGAAGAAGTCGACTTCCTGCGCCAGCACCGGCGCGATCAAAGCTGCTGAGGGGATCTCGATCATGATGCCGACCTGCAGATCGGCCACCGGCAGCTCAACGCGCAGGCGGTCGACCATGGCCTTGGCGGTGCGCCACTCGTCGATATTGCCGACCATGGGGAACATGATCCGCAGCGGGCGGCCATCGGCCGATGCGAGCAAGGCACGCAGCTGGGTTTCGAGGATGTCCGGGCGTTGCAAACTCAGGCGAATGCCGCGCACGCCGAGGAAAGGATTTTCTTCAGCGGGCATCGGCCAGTATGGAAGCGGCTTGTCACCGCCGACATCCAGCGTGCGCACCACCAAGGGGCGCCCTTCGAGGACTTCCAGCACGCGGCGGTACTCGGCTTCCTGAGTTGCCTGATCTGGCGCCTGAGAGTGGTTCATGAACACCAGCTCGGTGCGCAGCAGACCAATGCCTTCGGCGCCCATAGCCACGGCTTCCGGAGTTTCGCCGGCCGCGCCGATGTTGGCAGCAATTTCCACAGGATGGCCGTCGCGAGTGATGGCAGGCTCCATGCGTCGCTCGTTTGCCAGGCGCTTGCGCTCTTCCCGCGCGGCGCGCTCGCTACGGGCATGCTCCAGCTGCGCATCGGTCGGCGCGACCAGCAGCTCGCCACGCTCGCCATCGAGCAGCAATAACGTATTGCGCGCCAAGCCGAGCACTCCCGGCCCGGCACCGACGATGGCCGGAATGCCCAGTGCACGAGCGATTATCGCGCTATGCGAGGTGGCTCCGCCGCCAGCGGTGAGGATGCCCGCAACGCGCTGGGCGTTGAGCGTGGCAACGTCCGAGGGCGCCACCTCGTCCATCACCAGGATGTAGGGCTCATCTGGGGCCTGATCGGCTTCCACACCTGTCAGGCAGGCCAGCACACGGCGACCCACGTCACGCAGGTCGGCGGCCCGCTCGGCCAGCAGCTTGTCGTGCAAGGCCTCCTGCTGCTGCGCCGCAGTTTCGATTTCCTCCATCCAGGCGGCTTCGGCGCTCAATCCTTTTTGCAGACGCGCCTGGACTTCCTCGCGCAGCGCCGGGTCACGCAGCATGGCCTGATGGGTAGTAAAGATGTCGCGGATGCTGGCGACCTGACTCTCATCGATCAGCGTGCCGATCTCCGCATGGACCTTGTCCAGCGCCGCATCCAGCCGCTGCAGTTCGATCACCGGAGACTCGCCGCGCTTGGGGTAGTCGATCACCTGCGGCTTGCGTACCAGGACCGGACCGATGGCGATGCCGGGAGAAGCAGCAATACCATTCACCAGATCACCCGCGCGCAGGGCGGTCTGCTCGATGGCCGACTCATCAGGTTGCGCGGCAATCACCGATTGCTCCGCCTCACCCGGGGCCGGTAAGGGTTCAACTTCTTCCCCCAGCCCCTCTTCTACTGCACGCACCAGGGCAGGCAACGCATCATCTGAAATAGAAGGCTCGGCCATGAATTCCAGCACTTGACCGCGATGCGCACCCATTGCCAACAATTTGCTCAGGCTCTTGACCGATACCCCGGCGCTCTCACTACCAGCCAGCCGCACGCGAATTTCGCCTTCGAACGCCTGGGCGATCTCGGTCAGCACTTTGGCCGGGCGCGCATGCAGCCCATGGGCATTGGCCAGCGGCACCTGGGCGCTCGGCCAGTCTACTGGCACGTCCCCGCCCAGAGCTTCGAGCACCGTGCGACTGGATGTCGCCCGGCTCAGCTCCTGACCACGACCCTCGATCAGCAGATTGCACAGCCGTTCGAGCATGGCCTGATGCGCTTCCCCCATGCTGGCCAGCACGAAAAGCCCATTGAGCGGCTGACCCTGATGCTCAAGATTCGAGACTGGCGTGACGAAAGCGAGACCAGGACGCTGCACCGACTGCTCGCTGCTCAGCCACCAGAGGCCGTCCCCCAGCGGCAGCGACTGTCCAAGCGGCAGACTGGCATTGAAGCCGGGCTCCACGCACTGCGCACGCTTGAGCAGCTTGACGCCCTGCCAGGCTAACTCGTCGAAATCATCCGCCGCGACACCCAGCGAGACCAGCTCGCCATCAAGCGCCAGCGCCTGCGGCGCGCCCTGCAGCAGGTCGATGATCGCCTCTGGAGCGTCAGCTTTCTGCAGCCCCTCGCTCAGATCGCCCTCACCCAATGCCCGGGTCAGCAGCTGCAACAGGCGCAGGTGCTCGTCGGAGCGCGCCGCGATGCCGATGGCGAGATACACCAGCTGGCCGTTGCCCCAATCGACGCCGGCCGGAAAATGCAGCAGCCGCACGCCGGTGATGAACACCTGATCGCGGGTTTCCGGCGTGCCATGGGGGATCGCGATGCCCTGCCCGAGAAACGTCGAACCCTGCGCTTCGCGCGCACGCAGCCCGTCCAGATAACCCGGCGCGACCAGCCCATCAGCCACCAGAACTTCACCCAGCAGGGCCAGCGCGGCAGGCTTGTCCACCGCCGTCTGGTGCATATGGATGTGCTGCGCATTCAACTCAAGCATGAATAACTCCTGCGGGGCTCGCGATTGTTGTAGTCGCCGACGAGAGCCGGCATCACCCGAATCCTGGGCTGGCGCTTCTGACCAAAGGCCTGCTGAAACGTTTCACCTAAGACTGGCACATTACGCAATATTGGGTAATTCTAGAAGCCCGAGTTCAAACCATCTGTCTAGGATCCGAGTTGAAACTGACCGACATCGCCCGCCTTGCCAACGTTTCGGTAACCACCGCCAGCTACGTGCTCAACGGCAAGGCCGCGCAGCGTCGCATCAGCCCAGCCACGGTTGAACGGGTAATGGCTGTAGCGGAACAGCAGGGTTTTCAGCTCGATCAACAGGCCGCGGGCCTGCGCCGCGGGCAGTCGCGAACGCTGGGTTTAATCGTCCCGGATCTGGAAAACCCCAGTTATGCGCGGCTGGCCAAGCTACTCGAGCAGCGCGCCCGGTTGCGTGGTTATCAGCTGTTGATCGCGGGGTCCGATGACGAGCCGGACACGGAACGCCAGGTCATCCAGGTGTTGCGCTCGCGCCGCTGCGATGCACTGATCGTCGCCAGCTGCCTGCCGGCTGATGACACCAGCTACCGCAAGCTCCAGGCAGGCGGGACGCCTGTCATTGCGCTTGATCGGGCACTGGATGCCGAGCATTTCTGCTCGGTGATCAGCGATGATCGCGAAGCAGCAGCGCAGCTGACGCGCTCCCTACATACCCCAGCCGACGCACACATCGCCCTGATCAGCGCACGCCCCGCATTGCCTATCAGTCAGCAGCGCGAAGAAGGTTTTCGCCAGGCACTCTCGCAGCACATAGGCCAGGTCAGCATCCTGCGTGCCGACCAGTTCAGCCGCGCCTGCGGCCGCGAACAAATGCTCGCTCTGCTCGATCGCGGCCCGCTGCCCGATGCCCTGATCACCACCGCCTATGTCTTGCTCGAAGGCGTCTTCGATGCGCTGCGCGAACGCGATCTACTCTGGCCGGAGCACTTGCGGCTGGCGACCTTTGGCGACGCGCAGTTGCTGGATTTCCTGCCGATCCGCGTCAATGCGATCTCCCAGCAGCACGAGCAGATTGCCGAGCGAACCCTGGAACAGGCGATCCGCGCCATCGAGCAAAGTGACTACCGTGCCGGCGTGATCGCCATCGAGCGCGAGCTGAAAGTACGCCGTGACTGACGCCGCTCTTGCGGCCACGGACACGCTGGCGGAAGCTTGTCGTCTTTCGAACCGCCCGCTCTCCCAGATGAATATCGAACAGATTACCCAACGCCTGCATGCCATCCGCGACAGCAACGACTGGCAGCGCTTTCACAGCCCGAAAAACCTCGCCATGGCCGCCAGCGTGGAAATGGCCGAACTGGTGGAAATCTTCCAGTGGCAGACCGAGGACGAGTCGCGTCGGCTGCCGCTCGACAAGCTCGAACATGCCGGGCAGGAAGTCGGCGACATCCTCATGTACCTGTTGCTGATGTGCAGCGAACTGGGCATCGACATGGAGCAGGCGCTGCTGGCCAAGCTGGCCGATAACGAGCGGCGGTTCGCCCGATGAGCGACCGCCATTTCGACGAGCTGGCGACGCGCTTTGCCGAGAAAATCTATGGCGGCGCCAAGGGCGCGATTCGCCTCGCCGTACTGCAGGCGGACTTGTCCGAGGTTCTGCCGCAGCGGCCGTTGCGGGTTCTCGACGTCGGTGCCGGCCTCGGCCATATGAGCCTGTGGCTGGCGCGCCAGGGCCATGAAGTAACCCTTGCCGAGCCCGCCGAACCGATGCTGCAAGGCGCCCGCCAGCAGTTCGCCGACGCCGGTCAGCAGGCCACCTTCATCCAGGCGCCCTGGCAGAAAGTGGAAGCGCATGTCGACGGCCGCTTCGACCTGGTCATCTGCCACGCCGTGCTGGAGTGGCTCGCCGAGCCCCAGGCGATCCTGCCGGTGCTGCACCGCCTGACCGCGGCCGATGGCTGGCTGTCGCTGGCCTTCTACAACCGCGATGCGCTGATCTACCGCAACCTGCTCAAGGGCCACTTCAAGAAGCTGCGCAGCCAGACCTACGCCGGCGAACGGCAGAGCCTGACCCCGCAGCAACCGCTGGACCCACGCGAACTGGCTGCGCAACTCGCGCCGCACTGGCAGGTCGAATCCAGCAGTGGCGTGCGCGTATTCCATGACTACATGCCCGCCGATTTCCAGGCCCGCACCGAGCCTGCCGAACTGATCGAGATGGAACTGGCCTACCGCCGCCATCCGCAATTTGCCGGTCTCGGGCGCTACCTGCACTGGATGTGTCGGCCGCGCTGAGCGCCGACCGGGAGGTCTTCATGTCGATCCGCGCTTTTCTGCCCCTGCTCTGTCTGAGCCTGGTGGCCTGCCAGAGCAAGAACCCCTACACCGAAGACTCGGCGCCGATTCCGCCGGCTCCGCCGGTCGAGCAAATTCAGTCGCCGACTTACCCGGCGGCCCCGCGCGACTTCTCCAGCTACCAGAGTTGGAGCTGGCGAACTCCACCGGCCGGCACGGCCTCGATCGCCGGTGAGGAGCTGCAGGAGATGGTGGCCGGCGCGCTCGATCAGCGCGGTTTGCGGCCTGCCCCAGGCAACGGCAAAGGCGATGTGCTGGTTGCCGCCGGCGCCAGCAAGGAAACGCGGGTACGCCAGACCTATGACCACTACGGCCCGCAGGTCGGCGTTGGCCGCTATGGCGGCGGCTACGGCTCAGGATATGGCGTCGGGACCAGCGTGCCCCTCGTGCGCAATTATGAAGAAGAGGTGATCTCGGTGCGGATCGAGATGTTCGACGCCGCCTCAGGCCTGTCCGTCTGGAGCAACCGGGCCGAAGCACGGAGTGGCGGCAACCGAGCCAAACAGCAGGATGCTGTGCGCCAGGCGGTGCAGCGCGCACTCGAAGACTATCCGCCACGCTGAGCGCGACAATGTGGTCTAGGCCCGAAACTGCGTCACGCCTAGACTGAACAGATTCCACACCGGGAGAGCGATCATGTTCCGCCGCCTGTTGCTGATTCCCCTTCTACTCGCGCTGGCTGCGTGCCAAGGGCCGCAAGTGCAGCGTGATTTCGATCCCGCGCGGGATTTCTCCGCCTATCGTGCCTGGAGCTGGAAAGAGCCAGCGCTGCAATACCGGCCCGACGACCCTCGCATCAAGAGCGACCTCACCGAACAGCGCATCCGCGATGCAGTTGCCGACCAGCTCGATCAGCGAGGCCTACGCCCGGCCACTGCTGATAGCGCAACGGACGTCAACGTGCAGGCATGGTACATCGTTGATCAGCGCACTCAGCAGTACAGCACGACCTCCGGCGCCTGGGGCAATCCCTGGTATGGCTATTGGGGCGGGCCGATGTTCACCGATACCCGCACTATCGATTATCAGGTCGGCACCCTGCAGATCGACTTATATGACGCCACCGACGGCAAGCTGGTCTGGCGCGGCAGCGCCGAGCAAGTGTTGAGCAGCCGTCAGGGAACGCCCGACGAGCGCGCCGGCAACCTGCGTGAGCTGGTGGCACGGGTTCTTTCGCAGTATCCACCACACTGAACGATTTCACCTGAGCAGCCACAACGCTGGCGAGGCACTGCCTAGCGCACCATAATGTCGCGCCCCTGACTCTGGAGACTCGACATGCCCGCCGTTGCCTGGTGGTTACTGACCCTGCCGTTCATTGCCGGCGCACTGCTGCCGCTACAGGCAGGAATCAACGGCCAGGTAGCGCGTCACCTCGGCAATGTAATGGGAGCGGCGCTGCTGTCGTTCGCC
Encoded here:
- a CDS encoding membrane-bound PQQ-dependent dehydrogenase, glucose/quinate/shikimate family; this translates as MSIDYGPRPMRITLTAVVVLLLGALMAVGGGYLAMLGGSWYYLLAGIGLLGVAGLLFARRRAAIWLYAVLLLATLAWTLYEVSFDWWQLAPRIDLWCILGLWLILPFVNRYVGDRLVWRDGASGLLGLGLMAGALIAGYSLTQDYHSITGEFSDTQMQGLNPDGQAGRVAGEWKAYGGSDRGDRYSTADLITPDNVGKLKKAWEFHTGDLSGEGDPGEITYQVTPLKVGDNLFICTPHSIAIAVDADSGEERWRFDPSINRDAEYYQHMTCRGLAFHDANAYGPAATAPSDQPVARCARRLFLPTNDGTLVALDVEDGKLCEDFGNAGVVDLKAGLGKDALGVYLPTSPPVVTEKLVIVGGSITDNGAVDSPGGVIRAYDVRSGELVWNFDPGNPDATEPLPPGETYVRSTPNSWTIATADESLGLVYIPTGNQTPDQWAQPRTPESERFTDALVALDLATGQVRWEFQTVHHDLWDRDLPSQPTLVDIDGPQGQVPAIIQPTKRGDLYILDRRTGEPIVPVEEVPVPQGTDYGEFTAPTQPASAVSYAPQEPLRERDMWGGTPLDQMMCRIQFRKLRYEGDFTPPSEQGSLIYPGNVGTFNWPSVAVDPSRQLLFGAPNYLAFVSTMVKRSEVDPDERTGGGETGLQPNLGAPYMVRLEPFMSVLGLPCQTPPWGFVTALDLRSMKKVWMHKNGTSRDSAPLGIPFPVGTPALGGPIVTAGGVAFMSGTLDYYLRAYDLQNGKELWKGRLPAGGQATPMTYVSEKTGKQYVVQMAGGHGSFGTKLGDSLIAWTLEE
- a CDS encoding PTS fructose-like transporter subunit IIB gives rise to the protein MNLLIVTACPNGMVTSVLTSRLLEAAAHRLGWSTAVEVHDPKAIGSPLTPAQIANADLVIVVKTGPLSLQRFIGKRVAQSTPSEALLDPEAFLRSAADTASELQQADEADAAHTSGKPKLVAITACPTGVAHTFMAAEALQQAAVRKGYDLQVETRGSVGARNVLEADAIAAADVVLLAADIEVDVARFAGKRVFRCGTGVALKQPDATLDRALEEGAVLAGGVAASTGGEQKGEKTGVYKHLLTGVSYMLPMVVAGGLLIALSFVFGIEAFKEEGTLAAALMKIGGETAFQLMVPLLAGYIAYSIADRPGLAPGMIGGLLAGTLGAGFIGGIIAGFVAGYAAKAVSRWIPLPASIESLKPILIIPLLASLVTGLVMIYIVGTPVAKMLAGLTEFLDTMGTSNAILLGLLLGTMMCVDLGGPVNKAAYAFSVGLLASQSYAPMAATMAAGMVPPIGMGIATLIARRKFAQTEREAGKAALVLGCCFISEGAIPFAAKDPLRVIPASIAGGALTGALSMAFGAKLLAPHGGLFVLLIPNAINHALLYLVAILAGSLVTGVIYAVIKRPETQPLSVGATA
- the pfkB gene encoding 1-phosphofructokinase, with the protein product MARVLTVTLNPALDLTVQLSALRLGEVNRSESLQVHAAGKGLNVAQVLADLGHQLTVTGFLGEGNPLAFEQLFAARGFADEFVRVPGDTRSNIKLAEAGGQVTDINGPGLKVSEAQRAELLTRLQRLAPAHDLVVVAGSLPRGIDSQWFVEMLNTLKALGARVALDTSGAALRDGLATRPWLIKPNEEELAEARGVDLTGSSALLAEARRLQGEGIEHVVVSQGADGVSWFSPGAALHAQPPKVQVISTVGAGDSLLAGMLHGLLVGWPAERTLAHATAIAAQAVGQVGFGITDTAQLAELQAAVRLQPLSQ
- the ptsP gene encoding phosphoenolpyruvate--protein phosphotransferase, with the translated sequence MLELNAQHIHMHQTAVDKPAALALLGEVLVADGLVAPGYLDGLRAREAQGSTFLGQGIAIPHGTPETRDQVFITGVRLLHFPAGVDWGNGQLVYLAIGIAARSDEHLRLLQLLTRALGEGDLSEGLQKADAPEAIIDLLQGAPQALALDGELVSLGVAADDFDELAWQGVKLLKRAQCVEPGFNASLPLGQSLPLGDGLWWLSSEQSVQRPGLAFVTPVSNLEHQGQPLNGLFVLASMGEAHQAMLERLCNLLIEGRGQELSRATSSRTVLEALGGDVPVDWPSAQVPLANAHGLHARPAKVLTEIAQAFEGEIRVRLAGSESAGVSVKSLSKLLAMGAHRGQVLEFMAEPSISDDALPALVRAVEEGLGEEVEPLPAPGEAEQSVIAAQPDESAIEQTALRAGDLVNGIAASPGIAIGPVLVRKPQVIDYPKRGESPVIELQRLDAALDKVHAEIGTLIDESQVASIRDIFTTHQAMLRDPALREEVQARLQKGLSAEAAWMEEIETAAQQQEALHDKLLAERAADLRDVGRRVLACLTGVEADQAPDEPYILVMDEVAPSDVATLNAQRVAGILTAGGGATSHSAIIARALGIPAIVGAGPGVLGLARNTLLLLDGERGELLVAPTDAQLEHARSERAAREERKRLANERRMEPAITRDGHPVEIAANIGAAGETPEAVAMGAEGIGLLRTELVFMNHSQAPDQATQEAEYRRVLEVLEGRPLVVRTLDVGGDKPLPYWPMPAEENPFLGVRGIRLSLQRPDILETQLRALLASADGRPLRIMFPMVGNIDEWRTAKAMVDRLRVELPVADLQVGIMIEIPSAALIAPVLAQEVDFFSIGTNDLTQYTLAIDRGHPTLSGQADGLHPAVLRLISMTVEAAHAHGKWVGVCGELAADALAVPMLVGLGVDELSVSARSIALVKARVRELDFTTCQRLAQQALMLPGAHEVRAFVGEHC
- the cra gene encoding catabolite repressor/activator encodes the protein MKLTDIARLANVSVTTASYVLNGKAAQRRISPATVERVMAVAEQQGFQLDQQAAGLRRGQSRTLGLIVPDLENPSYARLAKLLEQRARLRGYQLLIAGSDDEPDTERQVIQVLRSRRCDALIVASCLPADDTSYRKLQAGGTPVIALDRALDAEHFCSVISDDREAAAQLTRSLHTPADAHIALISARPALPISQQREEGFRQALSQHIGQVSILRADQFSRACGREQMLALLDRGPLPDALITTAYVLLEGVFDALRERDLLWPEHLRLATFGDAQLLDFLPIRVNAISQQHEQIAERTLEQAIRAIEQSDYRAGVIAIERELKVRRD
- a CDS encoding nucleotide pyrophosphohydrolase; this translates as MNIEQITQRLHAIRDSNDWQRFHSPKNLAMAASVEMAELVEIFQWQTEDESRRLPLDKLEHAGQEVGDILMYLLLMCSELGIDMEQALLAKLADNERRFAR
- a CDS encoding methyltransferase domain-containing protein → MSDRHFDELATRFAEKIYGGAKGAIRLAVLQADLSEVLPQRPLRVLDVGAGLGHMSLWLARQGHEVTLAEPAEPMLQGARQQFADAGQQATFIQAPWQKVEAHVDGRFDLVICHAVLEWLAEPQAILPVLHRLTAADGWLSLAFYNRDALIYRNLLKGHFKKLRSQTYAGERQSLTPQQPLDPRELAAQLAPHWQVESSSGVRVFHDYMPADFQARTEPAELIEMELAYRRHPQFAGLGRYLHWMCRPR
- a CDS encoding DUF4136 domain-containing protein, translating into MSIRAFLPLLCLSLVACQSKNPYTEDSAPIPPAPPVEQIQSPTYPAAPRDFSSYQSWSWRTPPAGTASIAGEELQEMVAGALDQRGLRPAPGNGKGDVLVAAGASKETRVRQTYDHYGPQVGVGRYGGGYGSGYGVGTSVPLVRNYEEEVISVRIEMFDAASGLSVWSNRAEARSGGNRAKQQDAVRQAVQRALEDYPPR